The Toxorhynchites rutilus septentrionalis strain SRP chromosome 1, ASM2978413v1, whole genome shotgun sequence genome contains the following window.
AGATTTGTCAGAATGataacaatgttttatcaatacaggatTCAATAAACTATttatctgtaaggtcgtgtacaccagtggtcaaataaactgaaagccatgaccaaaacaaaagcgcaaaaacctaccactcactgataaATTCCGCAAAGTCCAtaaaattactatggaactcgctttccaCGGTGCggttcatccgctcgcggattatcggggttccactgtaatgAAATGATGGATAATATATGATGGAtagaatataaaaatattccttgtttcatttgttcagagatcgaaaaaaagtccaaatttcgttcctctacactagaatacccccttaaatatACAGAAACACTGAATGTGTCTCGAACAGCAATTGGCCATTGTTTTAAAGTCATGGGAAAGATTCAGCAGCTTGGAAAAGGATGCCACACAAATTGAGAGCGAGACAAATGGAGCGACGCAAATTCATTTGTGAAAAGTTCCCTCACCAGCTCCAAAAGAAGTTGATTTTGGCTAAAAAAAATTCCAGCATGACCAAAAATCCCCAGGCCGTTCAGAAGGGACAAGACGGGTATTTCGTAAATATTAAACAACGAGATTTAGCCACAGGTACACCGTTCATTATAAGCAACATcacatcattttgaatttatatttatGAGCATGAGGttagaggagacgaaacaagCAAAATAGTGCATCTGATGGATAATTATTTACTCTGCGATGTCGTGAACTGAGCCAACAATCCATGATCGATGCGGCGTGAGAATGAATACATACACTTGCcaaacgctatcatgagcaacaccgaTACAGCCTttgttatagccaggccaaaacAATGCGTTATCATGATATTACAGCACGTatgttaaaacaaaaaaatgagtCTTTAATAAGCTtcattacaaaattacacgaaTTCAGTCCCAAACTTTACAGGATGTATTGGGTTGAATAGAAAAAACGAGGATTAcctcatacacacatttttCGTTTCCTCagtcgacaaaatacgccctgaggaaatcgataatATAATTTGCTCGGATATTTCAGATCCGTTTTCAGATCAACTACTCACTTGTATTCTGAATTCCGATCGAGTCATAATTTcccgaacggatcgcaataTTACATTCTGCaattcattcgactcaaatccaATCGATTTGTGCAAATGTGACGAACTTGCCACGCAATTCTATATATACGACATCGAACTTCGTTTTCCATATATGTGAATTGAAAATTGTAatggattttcgggtggaatgAACACGCAACGAAAATTATAAACGAAATTTAGCTTTACCAGGAGgttttcgtagccacattgctTGCGCGTTCGATttctaagcgatcgatcgtgagttcaaaacttagGGCCTTcagttgaccatctttgtgttgttatagaacaactacgtccacgcaacaatcatcagcgatggagatcgattcacggtcgaaGTCCTGACCTCTCTTCATCCATATTGAGGCGCTGCTTGCAACTGCTCTGTTCTGcatgaaacatcgggctgttgtgctattaattaattaattattaatgATCatttcaactgtctccgctatccGGTGCAACTGGACAATgtaagaacagaaagaatactcttacagctaaatggctactgtgtgtgATGTACAATTCATAGAAACGATAAAATCACGTGATATGTAGGGTTAGTGGGGGGGTGATTTTGACATACGAAGTGATTTGGACACCCCTTGATTGAGCGAGAGATAAAAAGTATACTGTTTAGTTTTGAGAACCAACATGTGATCCACAAATAGTTGGAGTAGATCCGTCTCTTTCGGTCGCATGATAATGATCGCGCTAACGCAGTCATAGATTTAGGGATTATCGGAGAATTTTTGTGATCTCTTCTTTCGCAATATAGTTGTGTTGAATTCTGCCGGTCGTCACACAAGTCAGTCGAAGAAAGTATCTGTTCGAGTTTAGTCATCCAGTTTAAATGAACACGGAATAAATTGGTCGTGAATTTTACGGAAGTTTTTAACTTCAAAGGAGTTGAAGTTTAATTTCTAAAATTCGTCCGAATCCGAGTATAGCGGCAAAaacattggtccttcgaaccggatctcCGGATTATAGATAACGGATCGGATATTCGGACGAATTATCTGTGGACAATAAGTCGTATAGAACGCTATTGTGTTCTATTGATCGGACAACAAAACTAATTGTTCGCGGACATTGTGAAAAGTGAATTTTTCCATACAAATTCGGTGAAATTAAAAGTTGATTAAAAGGAGAAATTTATCCACTATTGCTGGAGTGAACAGCGAATGCTGCTGCTGGGGATCATTTGGAGCAAATACCTGGAGGAGGACTTAGCTATTCGAGAGTTTGGAAGGCAGATGAAATTGCATAAAAGAATACTCAGAGAAGTACTGCATGAAGAAAGGGAGGTGGTTTGTTGCATGTGACCGACCGTGgtgttgaaataaaatgaaaataaataaataaatgcatgCGAGTTTTATTTCTGGCAAGTAGCAGAGGTTGTATTATTGTATTccattcttcaaaaaatcgttGAATTGTTGAATATTTTCCGCTGTTTATTCATACCATTGCTCGTCATTGTCTATCGGAAGTGTCGCGTGAGGTCGCGTGGGTGGAACGTTTGGGTTGATCTGTCAATTTATTATTGAAAAGTGATTAATTTCACTTTTCCGGTGCAGTGCAGTGAGAAGTGAAAATGAGTGCCAACTTGAGGTCATTACTGAAGAAGGAGCGTCAATTGCGGGATAGTGTGAATCTAATCAGATTATTCTTGGAAAACTACAGCTCAGAAAGAGATAATCGACAAATCAGTGTGCGACTTCAGAAGCTGGAGGAAGTAGGAAAGGATTTTCTAGAGACCCGAGCAAAAATCGAGATGCTGTTGGAGGATGAGTCAACGAAGTGCGGTGAAGAAGAGACTGCAGAGGCTGAACGCGAGAAGGAGAACTTCAGAGTGTTACAGGAGTTTGACGATGAGTTTTGCAACCTCAAGGCAGAACTGCTTGAGTTACAGATGAGAAAACGGCAAACATTTTCAAACGATGATGACTGTCCTCAAACAAGGCAATCAGGTGGATCCTTTTCCAAGGTCAAGCTTCCTGAAATAAATCTACCGGTGTTTAGTGGAAAGATCCGTGAGTGGGTAACATTCAGGGACACGTTTCGCAGTCTCATACACAACAACACGCAGTTAACACCAATGGATCGATTCACATATCTTCGTTCTTCAGTCTCTGGAGATGCCCTTCAGAAAATAAGCTCCATTGAGCAGACAGCAGCTAACTATGAAGTAGCATGGGAGGCATTGGAGAAAATCTATGAGAATAAGAAACTTATAGTCAAGGCGCATTTGGATTCTTTATTCTCGTTGGATGTATTGAAACGGGAAAGCTATGAGGGATTAAACCATCTCATTAGCGAGTTCGAAAGAAATATACAGATGCTAGAAAAAATAGGTCAGAAAACCGCAGAATGGAGCACCATTTTGGCATACATGGTAGGCTCAAGACTGGACACAGTGACGTTACGTCACTGGGAAACACATCATAATTCTAAGGATGTCCCGTCATACAACAATATACTTGAGTTTCTGCGTAATCACTGTGCAGTATTACAGGCTGTAGCGTCATCAAAACCTAGTAATCCAGATTTCCGTCAACCGAAACTATCAGTGTGTCACACCACGTATGGAAAAGGTGTTCGATGTCCATTCTGTAACGATTCTTGGCATTCTGCTTTTAAATGTGCTAAATTccagaaaatgaaaatttctgaGCGAATCGAAGCAGTAGCGAAATACAAACTGTGCCGTAATTGCCTTCACCCGGGACATTTCTCAAGGACCTGCGAGAAAGGATTGTGCCACCACTGCCAGCAGCGCCACCATTCCATGTTACACGTAGGACAGGTAAGATCCCCAGTTCCCTCACCTCAAGTAAGACCCGCGACAATagaccaacattttcgacaaCCAAAATTCACACGCTCGAATCAGATTCAACAAAATCAACCGTCGACCAACAATACACCTGTTACGTCTGTCACCTCGCATAGCACACCCACACAACCCACTACAGGTCTGGTCACTGTAAGTCAAACCTACACCACTTTACCCGTTACACCCACACACAACATTCTCTTATCAACGGCGATTGTTAAAGTGACAGATTCTTGCGGAAATTTCAAGTTAGCACGAGCACTACTGGACTCTGGATCCCAGCATTGCCTCATGACTTCCACATTTTTTGAAAGTTTGCGGTTCAAGAAAACTCCATCCTATCTAGTTGTCCAAGGTATAGGATCTAGTCGGTTCATGTCAACTACAGCAGTCAGTGCGGAAGTAGCAGCCAGAACGAAAACCATATCGCTATATTCTACGAACATGCACTTTTATGTGCTGCCAAGGCTAACTGTGTCGCTGCCAACTTCTAGCTTCAATCCATCGATCCTCAAACTTCCTGAGTCAACGCTATTAGCTGATCCGTTATTTTATGAATCCAGTCCAATTGATATCATTATCGGAGCAGAGTATTATTTTGAGCTGTTACGTGAGGGACAACAGAAGGCAACGTCAGAGGGACCTGCAATGCAGAACACGTTATTTGGATGGGTTCTTGCTGGCAAAATTCCTGAGAATACGTGCGGTCCATCAATGTCGATGGTCCATGTTAGTGTTTCAATGGACATCCAAGAGCAACTGACTAAATTCTGGGAATTGGAAACGTGTAGATCGAAAACCACTTACTCTCTCGAAGAGACAGCATGTGAGGAGTTCTTTGAAAAAACGACAGTACGAGATGAAACCGGGAGATTCATAGTGACGTTAcctaagaaaaaaatgttgattaatCAGCTCGGAAATTCAAAAGATGTTGCAGTCAAACGTTTTATGGGACTGGAGAAAAGATTCTCGATGAATGCAGAACTCAAGAAACTGTATACAGAATTCATTCACGAATATTTAGCACTCGAACACATGAAACCTATCAGCGAGGATGAAAAGGAAGAGACAGGCTTCTACCTTCCACATCATGCCGTTTTGAAACCGCATAGTACCACAACAAAGTTACGTGTTGTTTTCGATGCCTCCTGTAAAACTAGTACAGGAGTATCGTTGAATGATGCACTAATGGTCGGTCCAGTTGTCCAAGAGGATTTGTTGGACATCATTCTGCGTTTTCGGGTCCATAAATGTGCTATAGTCGCTGATATAGCGAAGATGTATCGCATGATAGGTATCCACACGGAAGATCAGCGACTACAGCGAATACTGTGGAGAGATTCACCGATAGAACCAATCCGTACGTTTGAATTAGCTACAGTTACGTATGGTACGGCTTCGGCTCCATATTTGGCAACGAAGTGCCTACAGAAATTGGCAGATgatgaagtaaataaatatccAACAGCGGCAAGGGTGTTAAAGCAAGACTTCTACATAGATGATTTGCTGACCGGAACGGACAACTTCGAAGATGGCGTAAAATTAGTGAAGGAACTgatagaattattggaatcagGTGGATTCTCTTTGCGCAAATGGAATTCTAATTGCGAGGCGATCCTGAAGAGCGTACCTCGTCATCTACGTGACGATCGAACCATTTTAGATTTGGATTCAGCTCATTCATCAGTAAAAACGTTGGGCTTGATTTGGGAGCCCCGAACAGATACCTTCCGTTTCAGCACACCTGCATGGACTTCATCGACTATCACGAAGCGAACGATACTAGCTGATATCTCACGACTGTTTGACCCATTGGGGGTAGTTGGTCCGGTCATCATCCAAGCGAAGATATTCCTTCAGGAACTGTGGAAACAAGAATACGGCTGGGATGACAAACTGAGCGTCGATATTGAACAATATtggatcgaatttagaagaaaTCTCGCAGCAATCGACGGAATATCGGTGCCTCGTTGGGTTGGAATCGGCAACCATGCGAACGTAGTGCAGTTTCATGGATTCTGCGACGCTTCGGAGAAAGCGTATGGAGCTTGTATTTTTGTGCGAACAGTTTATGGAGACGGACAAGTGAATGTGCAGCTATTAACGTCAAAATCCAGGGTGGCTCCTCTagagaatttaaaaacaaataaaagaaaACAGTCGACTCCACGTCTTGAACTATCATCGGCGTTATTATTGTCGCATCTGTACGACAAAGTTATAACCAGTCTTCGAATCAAACCACAATCCTACTTTTGGACGGATTCTACGATAGTGAGATGCTGGCTTGCGTCGCCACcttcaagatggaaggaatttGTTGCAAATCGAGTCTCCGAAATTCAGCATCTTACAAGAGACGGGATATGGCAGCATATAGCAGGAGTAGAAAATCCTGCCGACATAATCTCGAGAGGAATGATCCCGGCGCAACTCCATTATCAGACGCTGTGGTTCCGTGGTCCTTCCTGGCTAATATTCGATGAATCCCACTGGCCAAAGGGTGGTCAAATCCACGAAGAAGAACTAGATCAAACAATTATGGAGAAGAAAAGTGCTGTCATTGCTATTCTGCAATCAACCCCGCCGAGCGAAATATTCAGCTTGAAATCAGCGCTGCCGAATTTAATTCGTATCGTAGCAATCATCTATCGTTTCCGTTACAATGCTCAAAAGGTTAATCACGTCAGTCGTCGAACAGGAGCAATTACGTATTACGAATATGAAGAAGCTTTACACAAGGTAGTTCGGCTCTCACAACAGGAGAGTTTTCCGCAAGAAATGGCAGACCTGTCAAATGGTCGTCAGTTGCAACCTTCCTCCCGAATCATTTCACTGAATCCAGTTTTAATGAATGGATTAATTTGTGTTGGCGGCCGGCTTAGTCATGCAAACATTACAAACAGCCGCAAGCATCCGTACGTGATAGATCATCGTCATCCATTGGCTGAGATAATACTTACACACTACCATCGCAAGCTGTGTCATGCGGGACAGCAAATATTAGTTTCGGCAGTAAGAGAGCGTTTCTGGCCCGTGAACGCACGGAATCTAGCACGGAAGGTGATTCACAATTGTGTGGCATGCTTTAGAGCAAAACCAAGAATACACGAACAACTAATGGCGGACCTTCCACCAGAAAGAGTGACCCCATGCTCACCGTTCCAAAGAGTTGGGGTAGACTATTGTGGCCCGTTTTATGTGGCTTATCCAAATCGTCGAAGTCGTCCTGTGAAGAGCTTCGTAGCAGTGTATGTATGCCTGGTCGTGAAGGCAGTACACCTTGAGCTTGTGGCGGATTTAACCACACAGGCTTTTCTGGCGTCTCTAAGAAGATTTGTATCGCGACGTGGAAGACCTAGTCTAATAATGTGCGATAATGCCACCAATTTTGTGGGTGCGAAGCGGGAACTGCAAGAGCTCCGTAAATTATTCAATGACCAGCAGTTCCAGGAAACAGTAATGAAGGATGCCGTAGAAAAGGAGATAGAATTCAAATTCATCCCAGCACGTTCCCCAAATTTTGGTGGACTGTGGGAATCAACTGTGAAATCcttcaaaactttatttaaaCGCACGATAGGAACACATATTTTGAAGTACGACGAAATGGTGACGATATTAGCACAAATTGAAGGAATCCTCAATTCGCGTCCGCTCACCCCTTTGAGCAATGATCCAGATGATTTTGAGGCCCTGACCCCTGGGCACTTCCTGATACACAGACCTCTAACCGCAATATCAGAACCAGGATTACAAGGTATTATGGAGAATCGTTTGTCCGCATGGCAAAAAGTTCAGCGTTATGTTCAAAGCATGTGGATAAAATGGTCAGAACAGTACTTGTCCAACCTCCACAATCGTACTAAATGGACAAGGTAGAAGGACAACATTGCAGTTGGAACAATGGTGGTCCTAAAGGAGGACAACACTCCTCCATTAAAGTGGCATCTAGGACGAGTGACTGAAATTCACGCTGGACCGGATGGTAACGTACGCGTTGTAACAGTGCGAACAAAGTACGGCAGTTTTCGTAGGGCAATCTCGAAAATTTGCATATTGCCTATTCGGGATAATACAGTTTCGGGCGATGGGGAGAACTAGGGCTCCCCCAAGGGCGGAGGTCGAGGTCGGCCTCCGCATTTCAGTTAAGTTATGTaccttataatttttcaaaaagcttatccgtatttttttttctcagtctaTCTCAATCGCAAGCCAATCTTGGCGAATTCGTATTTGAAACCAGTTCCAGAAAACTGAGGTAATCTGTGTTGTTTCGGTGTTGGTTGCATGTTGTGTTGCATGAAGCAAGCAAACAGTTGTGCTAGTGCATCTAGCTACGTCCAGTTCGTCCATTAACATCGGCGTATAACGCCAGCGCATTTGTGCGCCCGATCAAAACAGAAACTAAGTGCAGCTATTTTGACATTTTGAGGTACCCGTGACGGCACTAGAGGTGAAGAGCGCTATTCATTCTCCAAACGTAACAGTTTGATCGTCGTCAAGCATGGCCAGCTAGTTTCGGCGATCATCTCGTCAACAACGTTTATGCCGTCATTTTCAACATCCACCATCGAACAGTCATCATATGCTGCCTTTCGTTAACCCTGAGGGAACATCAGTGGTGCCAGACGGCATCAGCGGAGGTCATTGTGGCCTCCGCAGTCCAGGCAAGTCGTTTTCTATTAAATAAATACAGAATAAAAAAGCCGTTCTTATTTTATCTGATAGCGACACAGCAGCAACGCATAAGCAACACAAGCGGAATGCAATGAGCATCCGTCACAGTCACGAAAATAAAGTCAGCATTATTAGAAGATCAAAAGCAGTCCTGGTGTCAAGGAATTCCAACAACGTAAATAATCGGTCCAGTTGAAGCAACATTCAGAAACAACAGCAGTATCACAGATCGCAACAGAAACAGCAGTAACAGAATCAACAACCGTAGTAGCAGCAATACAGTCGCCAACAAATCAGCTGATTTGAAACAAAGGAACAGAGTTCAAGGTCAACGCAATTCCAGGGACAATAGCGAGAAATACCAGAAGCAGTCACCACAGGAATACAGCAACGCCAGACACAACAATCCAGACATAATAGAACCAGACACAGCAATCGTAGCAGTCTCACTTCACAGTCAAAACAAACCGAATTGTATAACGGTATCTAgcgtagaaaaaaaaagaattgaaatCGAAGGCATTTCAAGGCGGCCGGCATATGATTGAGCGAGAGATAAAAAGTATACTGTTTAGTTTTGAGAACCAACATGTGATCCACAAATAGTTGGAGTAGATCCGTCTCTTTCGGTCGCATGATAATGATCGCGCTAACGCAGTCATAGATTTAGGGATTATCGGAGAATTTTTGTGATCTCTTCTTTCGCAATATAGTTGTGTTGAATTCTGCCGGTCGTCACACAAGTCAGTCGAAGAAAGTATCTGTTCGAGTTTAGTCATCCAGTTTAAATGAACACGGAATAAATTGGTCGTGAATTTTACGGAAGTTTTTAACTTCAAAGGAGTTGAagtttaatttccaaaattcgTCCGAATCCGAGTATAGCGGCAAAAACACCCCTTTTATCttgaaaagtacggctcaacttggatttctTGATAATGTCCATTTATTGTTGAACCATATGGTACCTAaggtaaaaaaataagaaaatgtaAGTTTTTCGATTTTACGTTTTTTTCCGCTGATTGAAGTTGataaaatgggataaaaaatagCTTTACCGAATCAAtcaatgtgttctatgtaactGAATACTATGGATATAGTTTTACGGGAATGTTGTGCACTTTATAGAAAAAATAGTTCAGATATGGTTAGGGCTTGTCTTCTAAGTAATAATTTACAtccaaattttaataatttaaaatagtttttgaatctgctaatctgataaagaacaaattgcTCCACAAACACGACTGGATTATGTTGACGGTTGTTTTGCGTGAAAGCAAGTGTAGCCGTTTAGTATAAATTATACACAGAATTATGCACAACACAACACTTTCTTACGTGTAACACGTAACACCTACATGCACTGGATTAAAACTTAAATCTAGGGTTAAAAAGTAAAATTATAACTGTTATACACATAACGTAATAGAATTTTTGAGTATCTCTGATTACTACACTACCACAATGGTAATAGTGAGAACATAGATAACACATATGAAAACGAAATACTTAGATAGGCATGCAGGAACAGACTGAAACGAAACATTATTAATATACACCAACAAAATTACCGGCCGAGCTAGTAGCCAACCGAACTTGAACAAACATAGACGATTAAAATTTTATATCATTTCTATTACTAAATAAATTACGCAGTTTATTTAATGTACAAAAGGGAAGTTCTATAAGAACTGTGGAACTAGTTATACTATGCTGTTTACAGTAATAGATGAAAGAAAGTGGAACTAAAAGGAAAAAGTCGTTGTGCGATATAATTGAAGCGTGCAATTCCTGGATTGTGGATTTCTGCTTTCTCCCAGCCAACGAAACTAGGAGAACGTCTACAGCAAGGTTTTCACATTTCATAGCATGATTCGAACGGATTTCAGGATGCAAAAATAGTATTTGATTGAATGTTGAAATCCGATAGAGTTTCAAATCAATCTTTCTCGAATTCTTGCTTTCGTGGATGAGAATGGTATTTTTCCTGAGGGACAATTTGGTTCCCGTAAGGGAAGGTCCACCATTCATTAATTTACTAGAGTTTCAAATATTATACATCAGGATGAGTCGATATCCAAGACGACAGCAATGGCACCCTTGCATATTGAAAAGGCCTTCGACAATGTGCCACACATAGTGGCTGTATCTCATCAAGATAATTAGAAATTACCGGTGTGCCCAAGGAAGTCTGACATGCCATCAGATTTTTAGGTCTAACGTTGAGAAAATTACCACAGAATATAATATTGATTGACAGAAACTCAAAATTTTGTCTGGAGAATTAGAGAGTCATCGTTTATCCAGCAATTGAATACAAATCGTTTATCCTACAATTGAATATGCGATTACTGTCTGCAAGGGATGTGCCCGGACACACCGACTTAAACTCCAACATATTCAACATAAATTTCTCAAATTCATTCTGAACTTGCCCCCTAGACGAGAACAACGGGGATTCACGAAAGTGCCTACCTGGAAACCCGAGATGAGAACTTTCAGAAATGCATCCAGACATTTGGAGAGAGGTGCTTCTATTCCGATCGTGAAATTGACCGCAATCTGTCCGTTGTACAGTAAGATAATAAGTTTAAATTATGGTTATGTTATGTAGGTAGTTTATTTATGTTTGGAGTATGTTATGGAGTAACCCCCATCAGCTACCTAGCTATGAAAGCCGGTGCCAACTAATGGCTCTTGACACGTTGCACGTGCGAAGAGATGTGAACTGCGCCTTATTTGTATATGATGTGCTATTAGCTAGGACAGAATGCCCAGTTATTCTGGAGAACATCAACCTTCTGGTTCAACCTCGAACTTTACGTGACCACGCTTTCCTCCGAGTTCCTTTTCGTCGTACCAATCATGGATACAACTCAGCCATATTGGGTCTTCAACGTCTGTTCAACAGAGTAGCTTCTGACTTCGACTTCCACTACTCAAGGAATGCGGTTCGGcaaaaattttttgaacaaatacgTAGTTTTCATTCTGGGGCGAAATTCCGCCTGTTGAAAtgtattatacagggttttccatttcgggcttccgaaagtatacagccctgcgctgacaaccgtttgacatagctgtcaaccaaagcgtcatatcgttagttgaatgtctgccattttacaatatggatcgttttagcatcgcacaacgtgttaattttgttaaattatactataaaaataatgaaaaaccggcaaatgtttttcgagcattacggacggattttggtcgtcatggacggcctacagagcacacaatcgctaatgtagtgcgtaaattcgaacaaactggatccgtagcggatattgtgaaacctgtgcatcatcgtaatgtgcgtttggccgaaaatattgctgctgttgctgccagtgtggaagatgacccgaatgtttcgattccacggcgtgctcagcaattgggcttatcaaacacatcattgtggcgaattttgcatttggacttgcacctacatccatataaagtccaactggtacaaaaattagagcgtggtgaccatggaatgcgtcggcaTACgcgcatacgtcgattgggtgaacgaacaacagcagcaaaatgctgaattttcgcatcgaattttcttcagcgatgagacacatttcgagctcggtggctatgtgaacacccaaaatttccgtatatggggctaagaaaatccacacgtgattgttgagaggccattacatccgccaaaagtcactgtttggtgcgcattatggtctggtggagtcatcgggccgtatttctttgaaaatgaggacggcgagacggtaactgtgaatggtgagtgctatggccgcatgttaaccgattttttttgccacaaattgaagatatgaatacggatgacatgtgctttcagcaggacggcgccacgtgccacacaacacgaccgaacatggccatattgcgaacgaaatttgagggacgcataatttcgcgttttggtgatgccaattggacGTCCaggtcatgcgatttgaacccgctagacttttttgtggggttatgcgaaggACCGTGTCTATGCCCACTCTGCGCAAACTCTTGaatatttgaaagacaacattcgtgaagttatgaccgagataccgccccatatgtgccgaaaagtcatcgaaaattacctgttccggatcaaggtgtgcgaggaagctctaggtggacatttgaatgatgttgtatttcacacaatatggcataaaccaaactttaatttgaaataaaagtttcatcgaaattcgaattctaagtgtgttttatttcaatttactttcggaatttaaagttggaaaaccctgtataatatgtttaacattcaaaatcataaaaaatccaaTCATACAAAACAAGCTTTTTTACTCAATTTTTATCTAGACTTAAGACGCATAGCAATAGCTGATCGCTTAATATATTAGGAACTCTGAATATGAAATAAATACAACAACAAGAATTTTGACAACTAGGCTGATTTTTTAGAAGATCAATTCCCTGTACTTGACAGAATGGATAACTATTTTTTCCATTGCAGCCAGTAGTCTCGTAACGCAATGATGGTCCCTGTTTCTGTTTAAAGATCTATCCAATTACACACATACGAAACATGAAGCCTAattaatgtttattgttttcactTCCCGCTCAGTTGAATGTTATATATTCCTCCACCGTTGAGC
Protein-coding sequences here:
- the LOC129781626 gene encoding uncharacterized protein LOC129781626, coding for MSANLRSLLKKERQLRDSVNLIRLFLENYSSERDNRQISVRLQKLEEVGKDFLETRAKIEMLLEDESTKCGEEETAEAEREKENFRVLQEFDDEFCNLKAELLELQMRKRQTFSNDDDCPQTRQSGGSFSKVKLPEINLPVFSGKIREWVTFRDTFRSLIHNNTQLTPMDRFTYLRSSVSGDALQKISSIEQTAANYEVAWEALEKIYENKKLIVKAHLDSLFSLDVLKRESYEGLNHLISEFERNIQMLEKIGQKTAEWSTILAYMVGSRLDTVTLRHWETHHNSKDVPSYNNILEFLRNHCAVLQAVASSKPSNPDFRQPKLSVCHTTYGKGVRCPFCNDSWHSAFKCAKFQKMKISERIEAVAKYKLCRNCLHPGHFSRTCEKGLCHHCQQRHHSMLHVGQVRSPVPSPQVRPATIDQHFRQPKFTRSNQIQQNQPSTNNTPVTSVTSHSTPTQPTTGLVTVSQTYTTLPVTPTHNILLSTAIVKVTDSCGNFKLARALLDSGSQHCLMTSTFFESLRFKKTPSYLVVQGIGSSRFMSTTAVSAEVAARTKTISLYSTNMHFYVLPRLTVSLPTSSFNPSILKLPESTLLADPLFYESSPIDIIIGAEYYFELLREGQQKATSEGPAMQNTLFGWVLAGKIPENTCGPSMSMVHVSVSMDIQEQLTKFWELETCRSKTTYSLEETACEEFFEKTTVRDETGRFIVTLPKKKMLINQLGNSKDVAVKRFMGLEKRFSMNAELKKLYTEFIHEYLALEHMKPISEDEKEETGFYLPHHAVLKPHSTTTKLRVVFDASCKTSTGVSLNDALMVGPVVQEDLLDIILRFRVHKCAIVADIAKMYRMIGIHTEDQRLQRILWRDSPIEPIRTFELATVTYGTASAPYLATKCLQKLADDEVNKYPTAARVLKQDFYIDDLLTGTDNFEDGVKLVKELIELLESGGFSLRKWNSNCEAILKSVPRHLRDDRTILDLDSAHSSVKTLGLIWEPRTDTFRFSTPAWTSSTITKRTILADISRLFDPLGVVGPVIIQAKIFLQELWKQEYGWDDKLSVDIEQYWIEFRRNLAAIDGISVPRWVGIGNHANVVQFHGFCDASEKAYGACIFVRTVYGDGQVNVQLLTSKSRVAPLENLKTNKRKQSTPRLELSSALLLSHLYDKVITSLRIKPQSYFWTDSTIVRCWLASPPSRWKEFVANRVSEIQHLTRDGIWQHIAGVENPADIISRGMIPAQLHYQTLWFRGPSWLIFDESHWPKGGQIHEEELDQTIMEKKSAVIAILQSTPPSEIFSLKSALPNLIRIVAIIYRFRYNAQKVNHVSRRTGAITYYEYEEALHKVVRLSQQESFPQEMADLSNGRQLQPSSRIISLNPVLMNGLICVGGRLSHANITNSRKHPYVIDHRHPLAEIILTHYHRKLCHAGQQILVSAVRERFWPVNARNLARKVIHNCVACFRAKPRIHEQLMADLPPERVTPCSPFQRVGVDYCGPFYVAYPNRRSRPVKSFVAVYVCLVVKAVHLELVADLTTQAFLASLRRFVSRRGRPSLIMCDNATNFVGAKRELQELRKLFNDQQFQETVMKDAVEKEIEFKFIPARSPNFGGLWESTVKSFKTLFKRTIGTHILKYDEMVTILAQIEGILNSRPLTPLSNDPDDFEALTPGHFLIHRPLTAISEPGLQVEATFRNNSSITDRNRNSSNRINNRSSSNTVANKSADLKQRNRVQGQRNSRDNSEKYQKQSPQEYSNARHNNPDIIEPDTAIVAVSLHSQNKPNYAASKNKSHENESLDSPCSDLSNNELARLISQQGKNTQEQRNNLGHELREQLNKGLDDIRRDLCEVNNKLTLVKHDVHDNKEAIARSLLSNDLIISGVPYMRNENLSTYYQLWCKALGYTESAVPLVDLRRLSRSVLREGSNCFILVQFAIPNQRNEFFGKYLRSRSLTLAQIGFQSDKRIYVNENLIPSVRKIKSEAIELKKEGKLSNVYCRGGIVYIKLPNSNQDRIVKSGEDLLRIVQQS